The Agromyces sp. LHK192 genome includes a window with the following:
- a CDS encoding DUF305 domain-containing protein: MTIGAARGARLIVASALLVAGAAGLAGCTGFPVAPGSSEGGSPSGGPSPGAGRSDAGDRPASVDAATSLDDVAWVAEMAAHHDQAVALAALADERAQDPEVIAGAATIAVAQAAEAGAMRAWLERRGVDGAHDAVPGGHGTMPGEISASAMDRVRALDGDAFDRLYLDLMIRHHEGAVEMSEQRLEASGDPAVARWARTIASSQAVEIDRLRSIAQRLGAGVPG, from the coding sequence ATGACCATCGGCGCGGCTCGCGGGGCGCGACTCATCGTGGCATCCGCGCTGCTCGTCGCCGGCGCGGCGGGCCTGGCCGGCTGCACCGGGTTCCCGGTCGCGCCCGGATCCTCCGAGGGCGGGTCACCATCGGGCGGCCCCTCCCCCGGTGCCGGTCGGTCGGACGCCGGCGATCGACCCGCCTCGGTGGATGCGGCGACGAGCCTCGACGACGTCGCCTGGGTCGCCGAGATGGCGGCGCACCACGACCAGGCGGTCGCGCTGGCGGCGCTCGCCGACGAGCGTGCGCAGGACCCGGAGGTCATCGCCGGCGCCGCGACCATCGCGGTCGCGCAGGCCGCGGAGGCCGGGGCGATGCGCGCCTGGCTCGAGCGCCGCGGCGTCGACGGTGCGCACGACGCAGTGCCCGGCGGGCACGGGACCATGCCGGGCGAGATCAGCGCGAGCGCGATGGACCGAGTGCGTGCACTCGACGGCGACGCGTTCGACCGGCTCTACCTCGACCTGATGATCCGCCATCACGAGGGGGCCGTCGAGATGTCCGAGCAGCGGCTCGAGGCATCCGGAGACCCGGCCGTCGCGCGGTGGGCGCGAACGATCGCGTCCTCGCAGGCGGTCGAGATCGATCGCCTGCGGTCGATCGCGCAACGACTCGGCGCCGGCGTCCCCGGCTGA
- the ffh gene encoding signal recognition particle protein — protein MATFGNLSDRLAETFKQLRTKGKLSAADVDGTVREIRRALLDADVSLDVVKAFTATVRERALGDEVNKALNPAQQVVQIVNEELVQILGGQQRKLQFAKNPPTVIMLAGLQGAGKTTLAGKLAKHLVKEGHTPLLVASDLQRPNAVNQLQVVGSQAGVPVYAPEPGNGVGDPVRVAKDGVAQATRAQHDVVIIDTAGRLGVDAELMKQAANIRKATNPDEVLFVIDAMIGQDAVATAKAFQDGVDFTGVVLSKLDGDARGGAALSVASVTGRPIIFASTGEGLDDFEPFHPDRMASRILDLGDILSLIEQAQQAFDEEEALKVAEKLASEQFTLDDFLKQMQQLRGAGSIKKMLGMLPGAGGLRQQLDDFDEREIVRTEAIIQSMTPAERQNTKLLNGSRRLRIARGSGMTVTDVNQLVQRFEQAAKMMKTVARGGVPQIPGMGPIPGAGFGGGGASARKAKGKKKPSGSRSGNPAKRAAENAAIAAGGPVPGGAPATTSGAGFGLGGGAKGGQAAPSEEELAALQKFLGR, from the coding sequence ATGGCTACCTTCGGCAACCTCTCCGACCGTCTCGCAGAGACCTTCAAGCAGCTCCGCACCAAGGGCAAGCTCTCCGCGGCCGACGTGGACGGCACCGTCCGCGAGATCCGCCGCGCGCTGCTCGACGCCGACGTCTCGCTCGACGTCGTCAAGGCGTTCACGGCGACGGTCCGCGAGCGTGCGCTCGGCGACGAGGTCAACAAGGCGCTGAACCCGGCGCAGCAGGTCGTGCAGATCGTCAACGAGGAGCTGGTCCAGATCCTCGGCGGCCAGCAGCGCAAGCTGCAGTTCGCGAAGAACCCGCCGACGGTGATCATGCTCGCCGGCCTCCAGGGTGCCGGCAAGACGACGCTCGCGGGCAAGCTCGCCAAGCACCTCGTGAAGGAGGGGCACACGCCGCTGCTCGTCGCGAGCGACCTCCAGCGCCCCAACGCCGTCAACCAGCTCCAGGTCGTCGGCTCGCAGGCGGGCGTCCCCGTCTACGCGCCCGAGCCGGGCAACGGCGTCGGCGACCCGGTTCGGGTCGCGAAGGACGGCGTCGCGCAGGCGACCCGCGCGCAGCACGACGTGGTCATCATCGACACCGCCGGTCGCCTCGGCGTCGACGCGGAGCTCATGAAGCAGGCCGCGAACATCCGCAAGGCCACGAACCCCGACGAGGTGCTGTTCGTCATCGACGCGATGATCGGCCAGGACGCCGTCGCCACCGCGAAGGCGTTCCAGGACGGCGTCGACTTCACCGGCGTCGTGCTGTCGAAGCTCGACGGTGACGCTCGCGGCGGCGCCGCGCTCAGCGTGGCATCCGTCACCGGTCGCCCGATCATCTTCGCGTCGACCGGCGAGGGACTCGACGACTTCGAGCCGTTCCACCCCGACCGCATGGCGAGCCGCATCCTCGACCTCGGCGACATCCTCTCGCTCATCGAGCAGGCCCAGCAGGCCTTCGACGAGGAGGAGGCGCTCAAGGTCGCCGAGAAGCTCGCGAGCGAGCAGTTCACGCTCGACGACTTCCTGAAGCAGATGCAGCAGCTGCGCGGCGCCGGCTCGATCAAGAAGATGCTCGGGATGCTTCCGGGCGCCGGCGGCCTCCGCCAGCAGCTCGACGACTTCGACGAGCGCGAGATCGTGCGCACCGAGGCGATCATCCAGTCGATGACCCCCGCCGAGCGGCAGAACACGAAGCTCCTGAACGGTTCGCGTCGCCTGCGCATCGCCAGGGGCTCGGGCATGACCGTGACCGACGTCAACCAGCTCGTGCAGCGCTTCGAGCAGGCCGCGAAGATGATGAAGACCGTCGCGCGCGGCGGCGTGCCGCAGATCCCGGGCATGGGCCCGATCCCCGGCGCCGGGTTCGGTGGCGGCGGTGCCTCGGCACGCAAGGCGAAGGGCAAGAAGAAGCCGTCGGGCTCGCGCTCGGGCAACCCCGCCAAGCGTGCGGCCGAGAACGCCGCGATCGCGGCAGGCGGTCCGGTTCCCGGTGGAGCGCCCGCGACGACGAGCGGCGCCGGATTCGGCCTCGGCGGCGGTGCGAAGGGCGGCCAGGCCGCCCCGAGCGAGGAGGAGCTCGCCGCGCTGCAGAAGTTCCTGGGCCGCTAG
- a CDS encoding DUF2004 domain-containing protein, translating into MEHDYFGLVGDYWSERIEYGDQDVEVVLDAEGDAVATAALDVAAVMIGELELIDDELRQVFVSQLDAASSPVVRFLETLLDAELEQADEVEAAIGRESGDRQIDALRSMSLIRVDLRPDADEPGDAFAEFEYALAPEDTDERLIAAIDLGREVVDVRFDG; encoded by the coding sequence ATGGAACACGACTACTTCGGACTCGTCGGCGACTACTGGTCCGAGCGCATCGAGTACGGCGACCAGGACGTCGAGGTCGTGCTCGACGCCGAGGGCGATGCGGTCGCGACGGCCGCGCTCGACGTCGCCGCGGTGATGATCGGCGAGCTCGAGCTCATCGACGACGAGCTCCGGCAGGTCTTCGTCAGCCAGCTCGATGCCGCGTCGTCGCCGGTGGTGCGGTTCCTCGAGACCCTGCTCGACGCCGAGCTCGAACAGGCCGACGAGGTCGAGGCCGCGATCGGTCGCGAGTCCGGCGACCGCCAGATCGACGCGCTGCGCTCGATGAGCCTGATCCGGGTCGACCTCCGGCCCGACGCCGACGAACCCGGCGACGCGTTCGCCGAGTTCGAGTACGCGCTCGCCCCCGAGGACACCGACGAACGGCTCATCGCCGCCATCGACCTCGGCCGCGAGGTGGTCGACGTCCGCTTCGACGGCTGA
- the ftsY gene encoding signal recognition particle-docking protein FtsY, with amino-acid sequence MAERASWSLGSALRGIFGAKTIDDDTWDDLEAALITADFGPAVTEEIVEQIRAQVERFKTTDPRDVQRMLREIVEERLAKYDPTLKLTERPAVVLVVGVNGVGKTTTIGKFARFLRTYDRSVVVGAADTFRAAAVDQLATWAGRAGVGIVRPEREGQDPASVAFQTVEQAKRDGTEIVIIDTAGRLHTKGGLMDELGKIKRVVEKQAPISEVLLVLDATTGQNGLAQAEAFIEHGGVTGLVLTKLDGSAKGGFVLAVQEKTGLPIKLIGQGEGIGDLTGFTPHVFAQKLVG; translated from the coding sequence ATGGCAGAACGTGCATCCTGGTCGCTCGGCTCGGCGCTCCGCGGCATCTTCGGGGCGAAGACGATCGACGATGACACGTGGGACGACCTCGAGGCGGCACTCATCACGGCGGACTTCGGTCCGGCCGTCACGGAGGAGATCGTCGAGCAGATCCGCGCCCAGGTCGAGCGGTTCAAGACCACCGACCCGCGCGACGTGCAGCGGATGCTCCGCGAGATCGTCGAGGAGCGGCTCGCGAAGTACGACCCGACGCTGAAGCTCACCGAACGGCCCGCGGTCGTGCTCGTGGTCGGGGTGAACGGCGTCGGCAAGACCACGACCATCGGCAAGTTCGCCAGGTTCCTGCGCACCTACGACCGGTCGGTCGTGGTCGGCGCGGCCGACACGTTCCGCGCGGCCGCGGTCGACCAGCTCGCGACCTGGGCCGGGCGCGCCGGCGTCGGCATCGTCCGGCCCGAGCGCGAGGGCCAGGACCCGGCATCCGTCGCGTTCCAGACCGTCGAGCAGGCCAAGCGCGACGGCACCGAGATCGTGATCATCGACACCGCGGGCCGCCTGCACACCAAGGGCGGCCTGATGGACGAGCTCGGCAAGATCAAGCGCGTCGTCGAGAAGCAGGCGCCGATCAGCGAGGTGCTGCTCGTGCTCGACGCGACGACCGGACAGAACGGGCTCGCGCAGGCCGAGGCGTTCATCGAGCACGGCGGCGTGACGGGCCTCGTGCTCACGAAGCTCGACGGCAGCGCGAAGGGCGGGTTCGTACTCGCCGTGCAGGAGAAGACGGGGCTGCCGATCAAGCTGATCGGCCAGGGCGAGGGCATCGGCGACCTCACGGGCTTCACGCCGCACGTGTTCGCGCAGAAGCTCGTCGGCTGA
- a CDS encoding TIGR03885 family FMN-dependent LLM class oxidoreductase — translation MTVVGFHASHEQIPPRELLAAVQEAERVGFDAAMCSDHLAPWGLRQGESGFAWAWLGAALQATSLPFGVVTAPVQRLHPAVAAQAIATLAQMHPGRFWAALGSGEAMNEHVTGDAWPPKDVRDARLHEAADVIRRLLDGEEVTVDGHVRVHRARVWSRPAEAPPLFAAAVGPETAGEVAAWADGLITVAQEPDALRRVIAAYRDAGGRGPIAVQVHLSWAEDRDTALAIAHDQWRNGLVTAPESWDLEQPEDFDARTADASPEEVATVVQVSADPSEHLDRLAALVGLGFDRIYLHHVGTEQQGFLETFGEHVLPGLKAVSR, via the coding sequence GTGACCGTCGTCGGATTCCATGCCTCGCACGAGCAGATCCCGCCGCGAGAACTCCTCGCCGCCGTGCAGGAGGCCGAACGCGTCGGGTTCGATGCGGCGATGTGCAGCGACCACCTCGCCCCGTGGGGCCTGCGCCAGGGCGAGTCGGGGTTCGCCTGGGCGTGGCTCGGCGCCGCCCTGCAGGCGACGAGCCTGCCGTTCGGCGTCGTCACGGCGCCGGTGCAGCGCTTGCATCCGGCCGTCGCCGCCCAAGCCATCGCGACGCTCGCGCAGATGCACCCCGGTCGCTTCTGGGCTGCGCTCGGCAGCGGCGAGGCGATGAACGAGCACGTGACCGGCGACGCCTGGCCGCCGAAGGACGTCCGCGATGCACGCCTGCACGAAGCCGCCGACGTCATCAGGCGCCTGCTCGACGGCGAGGAGGTCACGGTGGACGGGCACGTCCGGGTGCACCGGGCGCGGGTCTGGAGCCGTCCGGCCGAAGCGCCACCCCTCTTCGCGGCGGCCGTCGGGCCGGAGACGGCTGGCGAGGTCGCCGCGTGGGCCGACGGCCTCATCACGGTGGCGCAGGAGCCCGACGCCCTGCGCCGCGTGATCGCCGCGTACCGTGACGCCGGCGGACGCGGGCCGATCGCGGTGCAGGTGCACCTCAGCTGGGCCGAGGATCGCGACACCGCGCTCGCGATCGCGCACGACCAGTGGCGCAACGGCCTCGTCACCGCTCCCGAGAGCTGGGACCTCGAGCAGCCGGAGGACTTCGACGCCCGCACGGCCGATGCCTCGCCGGAGGAGGTCGCCACAGTCGTGCAGGTCTCCGCCGACCCGTCGGAGCACCTCGACCGCCTCGCCGCGCTCGTCGGACTCGGCTTCGATCGGATCTACCTGCACCACGTCGGCACCGAGCAGCAGGGATTCCTCGAGACCTTCGGCGAGCACGTGCTGCCCGGCCTGAAGGCGGTCTCCCGATGA
- a CDS encoding alpha-amylase family protein, with translation MKLTARGDLWWKTAVVYCLDVEKYLDWNDDGVGDFEGLGHRLDHLADLGVSCLWLMPFQPTARRDDGYDITDFQGVDPRLGSLGDFVEVVRMARDRGMRVIIDFVMNHTSDRHPWFREARRSRDSVRRDWYVWRDRPPRKQPKPVFPGEETSVWERDERTDQYYLHSFYRHQPDLNISNPDVRDEITKTMGLWLELGVSGFRVDAVPFLIEAPEGVDIGDPHDFLRDLRQFLQRRSSDAILLGEVNLPYDGQLEFFGAPEEPAELTMQFDFPAMQRMYLSLVREDATPLAETLASRPEVLTTSQWATFVRNHDELTLDQLTEAERNEVFDALAPDESMRVYGRGIVRRVPPMVDGDPRRVELLYSLLFALPGTPVLFYGEEIGMGENPELGGRMAVRSPMQWTAGRNGGFSRVAPRRLVAKPPSDGYSPEHVNVEAQQHDPDSLLSRIRRFARVYRDSPEIGWGRFELLAVAERSVLAHRLTADFGSFIAVHNFAPRPVQVELDLGAVPDGTRLSDLLQTTELDLDEHGRASVEVGAYGYRWLRPVEPGDRRLT, from the coding sequence ATGAAGCTCACGGCTCGGGGAGACCTCTGGTGGAAGACGGCCGTCGTCTACTGCCTCGACGTCGAGAAGTACCTCGACTGGAACGACGACGGCGTCGGCGACTTCGAGGGACTCGGGCACCGCCTCGACCACCTCGCCGACCTCGGGGTCAGCTGCCTCTGGTTGATGCCGTTCCAGCCGACGGCGCGCCGCGACGACGGCTACGACATCACCGACTTCCAGGGGGTCGATCCGCGGCTGGGCTCGCTCGGCGACTTCGTCGAGGTCGTGCGGATGGCCCGGGATCGCGGCATGCGCGTCATCATCGACTTCGTGATGAACCACACGTCGGACCGGCATCCGTGGTTCAGGGAGGCGCGGCGCAGCCGCGACTCCGTCAGGCGCGACTGGTACGTCTGGCGCGACCGGCCGCCGCGGAAGCAGCCGAAACCCGTCTTCCCCGGCGAGGAGACGAGCGTGTGGGAGCGCGACGAGCGCACCGATCAGTACTACCTGCACAGCTTCTACCGGCACCAGCCCGACCTCAACATCTCGAACCCGGATGTGCGGGACGAGATCACCAAGACCATGGGCCTCTGGCTCGAGCTCGGCGTGAGCGGATTCCGCGTGGACGCCGTGCCCTTCCTCATCGAGGCACCGGAGGGCGTCGACATCGGCGACCCGCACGACTTCCTCCGCGACCTGCGCCAGTTCCTGCAACGCCGCTCGAGCGACGCGATCCTCCTCGGCGAGGTGAACCTCCCCTACGACGGTCAGCTCGAGTTCTTCGGCGCGCCCGAGGAGCCGGCCGAGCTGACCATGCAGTTCGACTTCCCGGCGATGCAGCGGATGTACCTGTCGCTCGTGCGGGAGGATGCCACGCCGCTCGCGGAGACGCTCGCCTCGCGACCGGAGGTGCTCACGACCTCGCAGTGGGCGACCTTCGTCCGCAATCACGATGAGCTGACGCTCGACCAGTTGACCGAGGCCGAGCGGAACGAGGTGTTCGACGCGCTCGCGCCGGACGAGTCGATGCGGGTGTACGGTCGCGGCATCGTCCGCAGGGTGCCGCCGATGGTCGACGGCGACCCGCGCCGGGTCGAGCTGCTGTACAGCCTGCTGTTCGCCCTTCCCGGCACTCCGGTGCTGTTCTACGGCGAGGAGATCGGCATGGGCGAGAACCCGGAGCTCGGGGGACGCATGGCGGTCCGTTCACCCATGCAGTGGACCGCGGGGCGGAACGGCGGGTTCTCGCGAGTGGCGCCCCGGCGCCTCGTGGCCAAGCCGCCGAGCGACGGGTACTCGCCCGAGCATGTGAACGTGGAGGCCCAGCAGCACGACCCGGACTCGCTGCTCTCGCGTATCCGCAGGTTCGCCCGGGTCTACCGGGACTCCCCCGAGATCGGATGGGGCCGGTTCGAACTGCTGGCGGTCGCCGAACGGTCGGTGCTCGCGCACCGTCTCACTGCGGACTTCGGCTCGTTCATCGCCGTGCACAACTTCGCGCCGCGGCCGGTGCAGGTGGAACTCGACCTGGGCGCGGTGCCCGATGGCACGCGCCTGAGCGATCTCCTGCAGACCACCGAACTCGACCTCGACGAGCACGGCAGAGCCTCGGTCGAGGTCGGTGCGTACGGCTACCGCTGGCTCCGCCCCGTCGAACCTGGCGACCGCCGGCTCACGTGA